The following proteins come from a genomic window of Musa acuminata AAA Group cultivar baxijiao chromosome BXJ1-7, Cavendish_Baxijiao_AAA, whole genome shotgun sequence:
- the LOC103991943 gene encoding protein GLUTAMINE DUMPER 2: protein MRAGAAFNATAAVEVPAAAVGGGHSGWRSPVPYLFGGLAAMLGLIAFALLLLACSYWKLSGYLDGGDDGSGVEPGAKTGAEVKMPVACYEEKFVVIMAGDEKPTYLATPVSSRASSFGDHTSKEDNNNDKDMVEDCIGTGNETENKDHIRGQSENQNLDA, encoded by the coding sequence ATGAGGGCAGGAGCAGCATTCAACGCGACGGCGGCAGTAGAGGTGCCAGCTGCGGCGGTGGGAGGAGGCCACTCGGGGTGGCGCTCGCCGGTGCCATACCTGTTCGGGGGACTGGCTGCCATGCTGGGGCTCATCGCCTTCGCCCTCCTCCTCCTTGCCTGCTCTTACTGGAAGCTATCGGGGTACCTCGACGGTGGCGACGACGGCAGTGGCGTCGAGCCGGGCGCCAAGACGGGAGCGGAGGTGAAGATGCCGGTCGCGTGCTACGAGGAGAAGTTCGTGGTGATCATGGCCGGGGATGAGAAGCCGACGTACCTGGCAACGCCCGTCTCGAGCCGAGCATCGTCGTTTGGTGATCACACCAGTAAGGAAGACAATAACAACGATAAGGACATGGTTGAGGACTGTATAGGAACTGGAAATGAGACCGAGAATAAGGATCATATCCGAGGACAGTCTGAGAACCAAAACTTGGATGCATAA